From Neorickettsia helminthoeca str. Oregon, one genomic window encodes:
- a CDS encoding FtsK/SpoIIIE family DNA translocase — protein sequence MHNKLQNITHILFGITYRLGLLFLIVCGLISNPEEASFNVAVEKSRNEMLFLGSFVATFCMNFLGLGFYLLCLFLIFSAAFSKEKKVLSILFILLSIVVLAKLTPSEEWLFGSYGGVIGSLIAKHLKYPRAVYWCIAGMLLIVTRIFNLLTLRRIRKILKKIYRLLKTVIVAIWSKRKFDFRRKGTEPITPNSAVLSVDRFKEELPVVSTYTFLRRATDQEESSTGQPGSRVQACDESTAEKCPTEDCNLDDTDLSIHSDYSGSEEVKITTTHNTSREKKSIFQKAREAAKLGGSGKVRSTIPSLDLLKRGNPSQKCAEDTLGRAENLKKVLEDFKIDCKIVEISVGPIVTLYELQPAAGIKSSSIISLSTDVARTMSAVSARISIIPGRNAIGIELPNKHREVVLLRELLESEVYKDQNIVLPIALGKNISGEPIVADLTKMPHLLVAGTTGSGKSVAINAMILSLIYRLEPHECKLIMVDPKMLELSIYDDIPHLLSPVVTDPKKAVVALKWVVKEMERRYKLMTKLAVRNIERYNKKAEEFIKNNKLFEYEEAVGIDPTTGEKLTQMKSIQLKKLPLIVVVVDEMADLMLVAGKEIETSIQRLAQMARASGIHIIMATQRPSVDVITGVIKANFPTRISFAVTSKIDSRTILGEQGAEQLLGRGDMLYMSSGQTPIRVHGPYVSDTEVEKIVEHLRKSGIPEYDCSITLEENSDESTAICTSVGDDFDSLYNQAVEIIKRDNKVSISYIQRKLSIGYNKAAKLVEKMEEEGIVSPPNQAGKRNILL from the coding sequence GTGCAGCCTTTTCAAAAGAAAAAAAAGTACTTTCCATACTATTCATCCTGCTGAGTATCGTGGTACTAGCAAAGCTAACTCCGTCAGAAGAATGGCTCTTTGGATCTTACGGAGGTGTCATTGGATCATTGATAGCAAAGCACTTGAAGTATCCACGCGCGGTCTACTGGTGCATCGCTGGGATGCTGCTAATCGTGACACGAATATTCAATCTCCTAACCCTGCGGAGGATAAGGAAAATACTCAAGAAGATATACCGGCTACTGAAAACGGTCATAGTTGCCATTTGGAGCAAGAGAAAATTCGACTTTCGGAGAAAAGGAACAGAACCCATTACTCCAAACAGCGCTGTTTTATCAGTAGATAGGTTCAAAGAAGAACTTCCAGTTGTCTCGACGTATACCTTTCTCAGGAGAGCGACAGATCAAGAAGAGTCCAGTACTGGACAGCCCGGAAGTAGGGTTCAAGCGTGTGATGAAAGTACAGCAGAAAAGTGCCCCACTGAAGATTGCAATCTTGATGATACTGATCTCTCTATACACTCAGATTACTCCGGTTCTGAGGAGGTAAAAATTACTACCACCCACAATACGTCGAGAGAAAAGAAATCCATATTCCAGAAAGCCAGGGAGGCAGCGAAATTAGGTGGATCAGGAAAAGTAAGGAGTACAATACCGTCCTTGGATCTTCTCAAAAGAGGAAACCCATCGCAAAAATGCGCCGAGGATACTCTAGGCAGAGCTGAGAACCTGAAAAAGGTTCTAGAGGATTTCAAAATAGATTGCAAAATTGTCGAAATCAGTGTGGGTCCGATAGTGACGCTCTATGAACTCCAGCCAGCAGCAGGAATCAAGTCATCCAGTATAATTTCCCTTTCCACGGACGTTGCAAGAACAATGAGTGCAGTCTCAGCAAGGATTTCCATTATTCCGGGGAGGAACGCAATAGGAATAGAGCTACCAAATAAGCACAGGGAAGTGGTGCTATTGAGGGAACTTTTGGAATCGGAAGTATACAAGGATCAGAATATTGTGCTTCCAATAGCACTTGGAAAGAATATAAGTGGCGAACCTATAGTTGCCGATCTTACAAAAATGCCACACCTTTTAGTTGCTGGAACAACTGGCTCAGGGAAATCCGTGGCAATAAATGCAATGATCCTCTCCTTAATCTACAGGCTGGAACCGCATGAGTGTAAACTTATAATGGTAGATCCAAAAATGTTAGAACTATCCATCTATGATGATATACCGCATTTACTTTCACCGGTTGTAACAGATCCAAAAAAAGCGGTCGTAGCGCTGAAGTGGGTTGTCAAAGAAATGGAGCGACGCTATAAGCTCATGACCAAACTCGCGGTCAGGAACATTGAGAGATACAACAAAAAAGCTGAAGAATTCATCAAAAACAACAAACTCTTCGAATATGAGGAAGCAGTTGGCATAGATCCAACAACAGGCGAAAAATTAACACAAATGAAAAGTATTCAACTTAAGAAACTCCCGCTTATTGTGGTGGTGGTGGACGAGATGGCCGATCTGATGCTTGTTGCTGGAAAAGAAATTGAGACATCCATACAAAGATTAGCGCAGATGGCTAGGGCATCTGGGATCCACATTATCATGGCGACTCAAAGACCATCTGTAGATGTGATCACAGGCGTGATCAAAGCGAATTTCCCAACCAGGATAAGCTTCGCTGTTACCTCGAAGATCGATAGTAGGACCATACTCGGTGAACAGGGGGCAGAACAACTCCTAGGACGCGGAGATATGTTATATATGTCCTCAGGACAGACGCCTATCAGAGTCCATGGTCCGTATGTGAGCGATACTGAAGTCGAAAAAATCGTGGAACATCTAAGAAAATCAGGCATCCCTGAATATGACTGCAGTATCACTCTTGAAGAAAACTCAGATGAAAGTACAGCGATTTGTACATCAGTGGGGGATGATTTTGACTCCCTATACAACCAAGCAGTGGAAATAATAAAGCGTGATAATAAGGTTTCTATAAGTTATATCCAGCGCAAGCTTTCGATTGGATACAATAAGGCTGCCAAACTGGTCGAAAAAATGGAAGAAGAAGGTATTGTGAGCCCTCCTAACCAGGCTGGAAAAAGAAACATTCTTCTTTAG
- a CDS encoding GNAT family N-acetyltransferase has product MAGWLHSQNLQQYVSYLSEISGGETMKIGDHLIVYNCARDSLFNYVFCSSVVQENELKTILEYLDERQWEMSWSVEPGMTLLRIYLKKYGIRCTSNPKKAFLDISRYDVPVDKIDSSVELIPIENSEQLKLFDWLSSRIFCHRSELVSISFRGIERADSNRLRFFLVFKDAEIVGVCGFYLENQVACFYADGLDYKYRGQGIGAQMILQRIVLVKELGCTSVIAHCINPISAGLYKKMGFRMLGSLGLYYSEPRGNTELLGTSE; this is encoded by the coding sequence ATGGCTGGTTGGCTGCATTCACAGAATTTGCAACAGTATGTTTCCTATCTATCAGAAATCTCTGGCGGGGAAACAATGAAAATAGGTGATCATCTGATAGTGTACAATTGCGCTAGGGATTCGTTGTTCAATTATGTTTTCTGCTCGAGTGTGGTGCAAGAAAATGAATTGAAAACAATCTTGGAATATCTCGATGAGCGCCAATGGGAGATGTCCTGGTCTGTTGAGCCGGGAATGACGCTATTACGGATATATCTGAAAAAATATGGTATTCGATGTACCAGTAATCCGAAGAAAGCATTCCTCGATATTTCTCGATATGACGTTCCTGTAGATAAAATTGACTCCTCTGTGGAGCTGATTCCAATTGAGAATTCAGAGCAGCTAAAGTTATTCGATTGGCTCTCTTCAAGGATTTTCTGCCATAGAAGCGAGCTGGTATCGATATCATTCCGTGGGATTGAAAGGGCTGATTCCAATAGGCTGAGATTTTTCTTAGTATTTAAAGATGCTGAGATCGTAGGAGTGTGTGGCTTCTATTTAGAGAATCAAGTTGCCTGCTTCTATGCTGACGGCTTGGATTACAAATATAGAGGGCAGGGAATCGGTGCGCAGATGATACTACAGCGGATTGTGTTGGTTAAGGAACTTGGTTGTACGAGTGTGATTGCTCATTGCATAAATCCGATTTCAGCGGGTCTCTACAAGAAAATGGGATTCAGGATGCTTGGCTCACTGGGATTATACTACTCCGAGCCGCGTGGCAATACTGAATTACTTGGGACGTCGGAGTAG
- a CDS encoding FAD-dependent oxidoreductase produces the protein MSVNPNVTRIEELYTTQGLRKLHARFLKNSVSSESDVIALATAVEEFIVQLFCIKDEFQKKSLSVIRAAAIHLCKRNFIERIALRQYEKTISLSLIEGDLRKLLQISEIDELLYAEKVLSWLKDREKYSKELEIAAQYALYMVEKFKTRCDKALFHLPKKFDFEELISLNRVEKDGIPVLEKGRCHSRDSFCLSDGGPDESNSVDHTNYCLVCHTRKKDSCRTGFSTTDGQYSKSPLGILLKGCPLRQKISEMNKLYSEGKIIAALSVVTLDNPMCAATGHRICNDCMRSCIYQKQEPVNVPGIETAILNAVLELPYGFEIYSLLTRWNPLRVEQPFPREDSGKRVLISGTGPAGFTLAHYLLNDGHTVIAVDGAKIEPLPTKYVGLGGKNFELIENVNDLYENLDERIVYGFGGVSEYGITVRWNKNYLKLIRILLERRSNYRVFGGVCFGSNISAKDCRRLGFGHVALCIGSGNPNIPDVKNVLTRGVRFASDFLMNLQMSGAFKVNSIATLQLHMPVVVIGAGLTAVDSATEALTYYKVQVEKFLQRYEYLSGVYGCSEVEKNWDKEEKRIAYEFLSHARTLRETVDKTQFLKSLGGVKIIYRKRIQDSPAYRLNFEELNSAMLEGIEFIEETEPLEIIQDEYGLVKAIKCLHRGKMISINARSVIIATGTRPNSSLRDEVPELYSDMENLSFFGDLDPKYSGSVVGAMASAKDKYPRITERLMRIEPTSNIEHQNFRCVDPCGSKDSIKEINKRFLEEISELLTAKVINVAELTENIFEIQVYAPLAAWNFMPGQFYKLQNFEVSNTFQIEPIALTGSCVDKLKGIISLIVIEIGASSYLCRFLKPGERIILTGPSGSPTEIPSGEKVLLIGGGLGNAVLFSIAKEMKRKGCQVIYFAGYKKLQDRFKPEVIEESSDAVVWVCDEAQLPYNRSRDLSLNCNMVEALNKYKAQELPVSTKIGAIDRIIIIGSEPLMRAVQTFIRENRDVLKPEVEVIASVNSPMQCMMKGVCAQCLQRRVIDGKEVYVYSCVNQDQGLEETDFDFLSQRLRQNSLAEKITYLYCKSAMEV, from the coding sequence ATGTCTGTGAATCCAAATGTTACAAGGATCGAGGAATTATATACTACGCAAGGTTTGCGTAAGTTGCATGCGAGATTTTTGAAAAATTCTGTTTCCTCTGAAAGTGATGTTATTGCTCTTGCGACTGCTGTTGAGGAATTCATAGTACAGCTTTTTTGCATCAAAGATGAATTCCAGAAGAAATCTCTTTCTGTGATTAGGGCCGCTGCGATACACCTATGCAAACGAAACTTTATAGAAAGAATTGCTCTCAGGCAATACGAGAAAACTATATCACTGTCCTTAATTGAGGGGGATTTAAGGAAGTTGCTTCAGATTTCTGAGATTGATGAACTCCTTTATGCTGAAAAGGTTCTCAGCTGGCTGAAAGATCGTGAAAAATATTCCAAGGAGCTCGAAATTGCAGCTCAGTATGCACTGTACATGGTCGAAAAATTCAAGACCCGCTGCGATAAAGCTCTATTCCACCTACCCAAAAAGTTTGACTTTGAGGAATTAATTTCTCTAAATCGTGTTGAAAAGGATGGAATTCCAGTATTGGAGAAAGGGCGATGTCATTCACGTGATAGTTTTTGCCTTTCAGATGGAGGTCCAGATGAGAGCAATAGTGTTGATCATACAAATTATTGTCTTGTATGTCACACACGTAAGAAAGATAGCTGTAGAACAGGATTTAGTACCACGGATGGTCAGTACAGCAAATCTCCGCTCGGAATACTACTGAAGGGTTGTCCATTAAGGCAAAAAATCTCTGAGATGAACAAGCTATACTCAGAAGGGAAGATCATTGCAGCACTTAGCGTCGTGACCTTAGATAATCCGATGTGTGCCGCGACCGGCCACAGGATATGCAATGATTGTATGCGCTCATGTATTTATCAAAAGCAAGAACCAGTGAATGTTCCTGGGATTGAGACAGCGATCTTGAATGCAGTACTTGAGCTGCCTTATGGCTTCGAAATTTATAGCCTGTTAACGAGATGGAACCCTCTTAGAGTAGAGCAACCATTTCCGCGTGAGGATTCTGGGAAAAGGGTACTTATTTCTGGGACTGGGCCAGCAGGCTTCACACTTGCGCACTATCTCTTGAATGATGGTCATACAGTGATCGCCGTGGATGGGGCAAAGATAGAACCTCTGCCTACGAAATATGTCGGTCTGGGAGGTAAAAATTTCGAGCTCATAGAGAATGTCAACGATCTATATGAAAACCTAGATGAGAGAATAGTATATGGTTTCGGAGGTGTCTCGGAATACGGCATTACCGTTAGATGGAATAAGAATTATCTTAAATTAATCAGAATTCTTTTAGAGAGACGATCAAATTATCGTGTTTTTGGTGGCGTGTGTTTTGGTTCTAATATCTCTGCCAAGGATTGCCGTAGATTAGGTTTTGGACATGTTGCGCTATGTATCGGGAGTGGCAATCCGAATATCCCAGATGTAAAAAATGTCCTTACCAGAGGAGTGAGGTTCGCATCAGATTTCCTAATGAATCTTCAGATGAGTGGAGCTTTTAAGGTGAACTCTATCGCGACTTTGCAACTACACATGCCAGTGGTTGTAATAGGAGCCGGACTCACTGCAGTGGATTCTGCAACTGAAGCGCTCACCTACTATAAGGTGCAAGTTGAAAAATTCTTACAACGTTATGAATATCTTTCTGGGGTTTACGGCTGCTCAGAAGTAGAAAAAAACTGGGACAAAGAGGAAAAACGTATAGCTTATGAATTCCTCAGTCACGCAAGGACGTTAAGGGAGACAGTGGATAAGACACAATTCCTAAAATCTCTTGGCGGAGTGAAAATAATTTACCGTAAGCGGATTCAGGATTCTCCAGCATATCGATTGAATTTTGAAGAACTGAACAGCGCAATGCTTGAAGGTATAGAGTTCATTGAAGAAACTGAACCCTTGGAAATCATTCAAGATGAGTATGGTTTAGTGAAGGCGATAAAGTGTCTCCATAGGGGTAAGATGATTAGCATCAATGCTAGAAGCGTGATAATTGCCACTGGGACGCGCCCAAATTCTTCATTGAGGGACGAAGTCCCAGAATTGTATTCCGATATGGAGAATCTTTCGTTCTTTGGCGATCTTGATCCTAAGTATTCAGGGAGTGTTGTTGGTGCCATGGCGAGCGCAAAGGATAAATATCCCAGGATCACGGAGAGACTTATGCGAATTGAACCGACTAGCAATATTGAACATCAGAATTTCAGATGTGTGGATCCATGTGGCTCCAAGGATAGTATAAAGGAGATCAATAAGCGCTTCCTTGAGGAGATTAGTGAATTGCTGACTGCAAAAGTAATAAATGTCGCGGAATTAACCGAGAATATCTTCGAGATCCAGGTTTATGCACCGCTGGCCGCTTGGAATTTCATGCCAGGTCAATTTTACAAACTACAGAATTTCGAAGTATCTAATACCTTTCAGATAGAGCCAATCGCGTTAACTGGATCCTGTGTGGATAAGCTCAAGGGAATTATTTCCCTGATAGTGATAGAGATAGGTGCATCATCATATTTGTGTAGGTTCCTCAAGCCCGGCGAAAGAATCATTCTTACTGGTCCATCAGGCTCTCCTACTGAAATTCCATCTGGTGAGAAGGTTCTCCTTATCGGGGGCGGATTGGGAAATGCAGTATTATTCTCGATCGCCAAGGAAATGAAGCGCAAAGGTTGTCAGGTCATATATTTCGCTGGTTATAAGAAGCTACAAGATCGTTTCAAGCCTGAAGTTATAGAAGAATCATCTGATGCCGTGGTATGGGTTTGCGATGAGGCACAACTTCCGTATAACAGATCACGCGATCTTTCACTGAACTGTAATATGGTGGAAGCACTCAATAAATATAAGGCACAAGAGCTTCCAGTTTCCACTAAGATTGGTGCGATAGATCGAATTATTATCATAGGATCGGAGCCGCTTATGCGTGCAGTGCAGACTTTCATCCGCGAGAATAGGGATGTCTTGAAACCTGAAGTGGAAGTAATTGCATCTGTGAACTCACCGATGCAGTGTATGATGAAGGGTGTATGTGCACAATGCCTTCAGAGGAGAGTGATAGATGGGAAAGAGGTATACGTATATAGCTGCGTGAATCAAGATCAGGGTTTAGAGGAGACGGATTTTGATTTTCTTTCTCAAAGGCTCAGGCAGAATAGTTTAGCTGAGAAAATTACCTACCTCTACTGTAAGTCAGCAATGGAAGTGTAG
- the fabZ gene encoding 3-hydroxyacyl-ACP dehydratase FabZ, translating to MGGDIFLDKEGIKALIPHRDPFLFLDEVLEVNRESRSIVCRWDVSPDAWFFQGHFPDFPITPGVLIVESLAQAAGVYAMLTVDREYHNRPFFFASIEKVKFKRPVSPGAQLRLQAVLIKKSMNFWKFDTEASAGGEVCAEAVIMATIQA from the coding sequence ATGGGAGGCGATATTTTCTTAGATAAAGAAGGGATAAAAGCTTTGATTCCTCACAGAGATCCATTTCTATTTCTGGATGAGGTGTTGGAAGTCAATAGGGAGTCTCGTTCTATAGTTTGTCGCTGGGATGTGAGTCCGGATGCTTGGTTTTTTCAGGGACATTTTCCGGATTTTCCTATTACTCCCGGAGTCCTCATCGTTGAATCTCTTGCGCAGGCTGCCGGTGTTTATGCGATGCTTACTGTAGATCGGGAGTACCATAACAGACCTTTCTTTTTCGCCTCCATCGAGAAAGTGAAGTTTAAAAGACCTGTGTCTCCTGGGGCCCAGTTGCGCCTGCAAGCGGTTTTGATAAAGAAGTCCATGAATTTTTGGAAGTTCGATACTGAGGCTTCCGCCGGTGGGGAAGTGTGTGCTGAAGCAGTGATCATGGCAACGATTCAGGCGTGA
- a CDS encoding OmpH family outer membrane protein, with product MHKFLFSVWFCTLFFGVVLADGLKIAIVDVNAIFESSPSAAALVNDIKSKQEDIRAKFVSEKEQLDAKHKELREQKGILSEESLNQKLGALFDEAASAERRAAEAASKLEAEYISKVENIGKEVKQLIGQHAVDKKLDLVINSSQALYSSAGVLDITADVITALNEKSSNVANVSASEVAKGDLSSKKQDKNKRK from the coding sequence ATGCATAAATTTCTTTTTTCAGTGTGGTTTTGTACATTATTTTTTGGCGTTGTCCTTGCTGATGGATTAAAAATCGCGATAGTTGATGTAAATGCTATTTTTGAGAGTTCTCCTTCTGCTGCTGCATTGGTCAATGATATCAAGTCGAAGCAAGAGGATATCAGGGCGAAATTTGTCTCCGAAAAAGAGCAGCTAGATGCGAAACATAAAGAGCTTCGGGAACAGAAAGGTATACTTTCGGAGGAGTCCCTGAATCAGAAATTAGGCGCTCTTTTCGACGAGGCTGCTTCAGCTGAGAGACGTGCTGCTGAGGCTGCATCTAAGTTGGAGGCTGAGTACATCTCCAAGGTTGAAAATATCGGGAAAGAAGTAAAGCAGTTAATAGGGCAGCATGCTGTAGATAAAAAACTCGACCTAGTTATCAATTCTTCTCAGGCGTTGTATAGTTCTGCTGGTGTCTTGGATATCACTGCTGATGTCATTACTGCGCTTAACGAAAAATCCAGTAATGTTGCAAATGTGAGTGCCTCTGAGGTTGCAAAAGGAGATCTTTCCTCGAAAAAGCAGGACAAAAATAAGAGAAAATAA
- the mraY gene encoding phospho-N-acetylmuramoyl-pentapeptide-transferase → MNFWICLAAFLLPFLAGISIFPLFIDLVKKLLAVQPISEYLPRHKGKKCTPTLGGLVICTVTILGIALLSVYIGWITFPIIFGIFSYSCVGFVDDFTKIKYGSNAGVLPRTKLLLQIIAGTICILLIKYSVHIENLTYLFFPGGHYLDLGWCYYIFAVLFIVGVSNAVNLTDGLDGLAISTILSALIGLLAIAVSQHNHQVMLTIIIIVGAAAAFIPFNLRPAKIFMGDVGSLALGAIIAIIAILLKIEILMIFFGFIFLIEVLSVILQLSGLRLSPKKFRIFRMAPIHHHFECIGFEERKIVFIFWLTSLAMMILGLLLWILL, encoded by the coding sequence ATGAATTTCTGGATCTGTTTAGCTGCCTTCCTTTTACCCTTTCTTGCTGGAATTTCTATTTTTCCACTTTTTATCGATTTGGTGAAGAAATTACTTGCAGTACAACCGATCAGTGAATACCTTCCAAGACATAAGGGGAAAAAATGTACTCCGACCCTCGGGGGCTTAGTGATTTGTACCGTAACTATCCTGGGTATAGCACTTCTCAGTGTGTACATAGGATGGATAACTTTTCCCATCATATTCGGGATTTTTTCCTATTCATGTGTGGGATTCGTGGATGACTTCACAAAGATAAAGTACGGGAGTAATGCCGGAGTGCTTCCGCGAACAAAGCTTTTATTACAGATCATCGCAGGTACTATTTGTATTTTGTTGATCAAGTATTCGGTGCATATCGAGAATCTCACGTATCTTTTTTTCCCCGGAGGACACTATCTTGATCTTGGTTGGTGTTATTACATTTTTGCAGTCCTTTTTATTGTTGGTGTCTCTAACGCTGTTAATCTGACAGATGGATTAGATGGATTAGCAATATCCACTATCTTAAGTGCACTCATAGGATTGCTAGCGATTGCGGTGTCACAGCACAATCATCAAGTGATGCTAACTATTATTATCATTGTCGGTGCCGCTGCTGCTTTTATTCCTTTCAATCTGAGACCAGCCAAGATATTCATGGGTGATGTTGGAAGTCTAGCACTTGGAGCAATTATCGCGATAATTGCGATCCTTCTTAAGATTGAAATTCTTATGATATTTTTCGGGTTCATATTCCTAATAGAAGTTTTGTCGGTGATACTCCAACTTTCAGGTTTACGCCTATCTCCAAAAAAATTTCGTATTTTTAGAATGGCTCCTATCCATCATCACTTCGAGTGTATTGGTTTCGAAGAGCGGAAAATCGTATTCATATTCTGGCTTACGTCATTAGCAATGATGATCCTCGGATTGTTGCTTTGGATTCTTTTGTGA
- the fabG gene encoding 3-oxoacyl-ACP reductase FabG, translated as MEFSLKDKRILITGASGGIGSAIARYLHSCGARLVISGTNEEKLKTLNSAINNDARIVLQDLSDLKNVHLLIEACKNELGGLDGMVCNAGMTDDKLSLRMNLECWQRIIDVNLTSSFILNKHAAALMMREKYGRIVNISSVVAVMGNPGQANYCASKAGMIAMSKSFAREFATKGVLINCIAPGFIKTSMTDKLTDEQHSHVLNGIPMKRIGEPQELCGITAFLLSDMASYITGQTFHVNGGMLMV; from the coding sequence ATGGAGTTTAGCCTGAAGGATAAAAGAATATTGATCACTGGTGCTTCTGGCGGAATAGGTAGTGCCATAGCAAGATATCTGCATAGTTGTGGAGCACGTCTCGTGATCTCCGGTACGAATGAGGAGAAGCTTAAGACTTTGAATTCTGCAATCAATAACGATGCACGCATCGTTTTACAGGATTTATCAGATTTGAAGAATGTTCACTTGCTCATTGAAGCCTGTAAAAATGAATTAGGTGGTCTTGATGGAATGGTCTGTAATGCTGGAATGACTGATGATAAATTGTCCTTGCGCATGAATCTCGAGTGCTGGCAGAGGATCATTGATGTGAATTTGACTTCCAGTTTTATCTTAAATAAGCATGCTGCCGCTCTAATGATGCGGGAGAAATATGGAAGGATTGTGAATATTTCGTCAGTTGTTGCGGTAATGGGGAATCCTGGTCAGGCTAACTACTGCGCGTCGAAAGCTGGAATGATAGCTATGTCCAAGAGTTTTGCCAGGGAGTTTGCTACAAAGGGAGTGCTGATTAATTGTATTGCTCCTGGATTCATCAAGACGAGCATGACTGACAAGCTTACTGATGAGCAGCACAGTCATGTTCTGAATGGTATTCCTATGAAGCGCATTGGAGAGCCTCAGGAATTGTGCGGTATTACAGCATTTCTTTTGAGTGACATGGCTAGTTACATTACTGGACAGACCTTCCACGTGAATGGTGGAATGTTAATGGTATGA
- the rnhA gene encoding ribonuclease HI, with translation MEKYIIYTDGACSGNPGPGGWAAIIIQEGVGERIISGKEISTTNNQMELIAAIKALESFEEKGQRITLYTDSNYVYKGITSWIQGWMKNRWYNSSKEPVKNKEMWLRLHAVSLLHDIEWFWVKAHNGDYYNEIVDRIARQEAQNAFPELT, from the coding sequence GTGGAAAAATACATAATATATACCGATGGTGCGTGTTCAGGGAATCCCGGACCTGGTGGATGGGCAGCTATCATCATTCAAGAAGGGGTGGGTGAAAGAATAATCTCAGGAAAAGAAATCAGTACCACGAATAATCAGATGGAGCTTATTGCCGCGATAAAGGCGCTTGAATCATTTGAGGAGAAAGGACAAAGGATTACTTTATATACCGATAGTAACTATGTGTACAAGGGGATCACCAGCTGGATACAAGGCTGGATGAAAAACAGATGGTATAATTCATCGAAAGAGCCGGTCAAAAATAAGGAAATGTGGCTAAGATTACATGCTGTCTCATTGTTACATGATATCGAATGGTTCTGGGTCAAAGCGCATAACGGTGATTACTACAATGAGATCGTGGATAGGATTGCCAGACAGGAAGCGCAGAATGCCTTTCCGGAACTGACGTAA